One genomic segment of Opisthocomus hoazin isolate bOpiHoa1 chromosome 23, bOpiHoa1.hap1, whole genome shotgun sequence includes these proteins:
- the FCHSD1 gene encoding F-BAR and double SH3 domains protein 1 isoform X4 codes for MQPPPRKVKLTQEVRVHLLEQLSGLQGKQQRDAELLEDIRSYSKQRAAIDREYGQALQRLASQFVKRDWQRGRSEAGDARSTVAVWKGIIEGTAHAGQVRVTASESYRALAAEAARTARLSKEQMLKKGMERLQKAQAELLETVKELDKAKKQFSHLQRSSEVAKDKAADVEARLRKSDRRIFHTKASLQKLSAKFSARLAEHSRQLAGVQNEYGFALVSAAAHLEHYRRVELPAAMQALDGDLYERLREHLSVASRTEVETCQATRDWFQGVAEASARVCREQDLVLFLQDHPTFTLAPEQHFQLAGVKEVGKGGRYGGGGSTQPAPSQPPCPLTQVCLLPPGDDGASLEKEARRWATRVARDHRNKAHSEEMLQRLEARRQQVPEAEAAAMERRMEEARENIRKAEVSRAKAEARLALLRAAGLDVDTWLAGAMVGAGEEAPTGLDPAEFDDYEDSDEPDEDDGPSPAAHTYPYTCRVIFGYQGCQTDELSITQGEELEVIEDGDAEEWVKARNKVGQVGYVPEKYLLSLGGEPGAGAGPPEPSALHRQLSSIMAAELVLEPGAWLVRALYDYEGQSPEELSFPEGAIIRVLPRAPGEVDDGFWTGDFNGRVGVFPSLVVEELTGGWRAAGQELPSPSPPPFSPPGLAPGASLAPTPSPEMLLGGCRQDGTGSGQSSPDLAATRLRPLRAPPPPPGRAPEPDPELHFS; via the exons ATGCAGCCGCCGCCGCGcaag GTGAAGCTCACCCAGGAGGTGCGGGTCCACCTCCTCGAGCAGCTCTCGGGCCTGCAGGGCAAGCAGCAGCGGGACGCCGAGCTGCTGGAGGACATCAG GTCCTACAGCAAGCAGAGGGCCGCCATCGACAGGGAGTATGGTCAG GCACTGCAGAGGCTGGCGAGCCAGTTTGTGAAGAGAGACTGGCAGCGGGGCCGCAGCGAGGCCGGCGATGCGAg GAGCACAGTCGCTGTTTGGAAGGGCATCATTGAGGGGACCGCGCATGCAGGGCAGGTCCGTGTCACCGCCTCGGAGAGCTACCGTGCCCTCGCCGCGGAGGCTGCCCGGACCGCCCGCCTCTCCAAGGAGCAGATGCTCAAGAAG GGCATGGAGCGGCTGCAGAAGGCGCaggcggagctactggagacggTGAAGGAGCTAGACAAGGCCAAGAAGCAGTTCAGCCACCTGCAGCGGAGCAGCGAGGTGGCCAAGGACAAGGCAGCTGACGTGGAGGCTCG GCTCCGGAAGAGCGACCGGAGGATATTTCACACCAAGGCCAGCCTGCAAAAACTCAGCGCCAAG TTCTCGGCACGGCTGGCCGAGCACTCCAGGCAGCTCGCGGGGGTGCAGAACGAGTACGGCTTCGCTCTGGTGTCTGCCGCCGCTCACCTGGAGCACTACCGGCGGGTAGAGCTGCCCGCCGCCATGCAG GCGCTGGACGGTGACCTCTACGAGCGGCTGCGGGAGCACTTGTCggtggccagcaggacagaggtggagaCCTGCCAGGCCACGCGGGACTGGTTCCAGGGCGTTGCGGAGGCATCCGCACGG GTCTGCCGGGAGCAGGACCTCGTCCTCTTCCTGCAGGACCACCCCACCTTCACCCTAGCCCCTGAGCAGCACTTCCAGCTCGCAGGGGTGAAGGAGGTAGGTAAAGGGGGACGTTATGGTGGGGGGGGTTCCACACAGCCAGCCCCTTCTCAGCCACCATGTCCCCTCACCCAGGTGTGCCTGCTGCCGCCGGGAGATGACGGGGCCAGCCTGGAGAAGGAGGCACGTCGCTGGGCCACGCGGGTGGCCCGGGACCACAGAAACAAGGCACACAGCGAGGAG ATGCTGCAGCGGCTGGAGGCCAGGCGGCAGCAGGTTCCGGAGGCGGAGGCGGCCGCCATGGAGCGGCGGATGGAAGAAGCAAGGGAAAACATCCGGAAGGCAGAG GTCAGCCGGGCGAAGGCAGAGGCACGCCTGGCACTGCTGCGGGCAGCAGGGTTGGATGTGGACACTTGGCTGGCGGGGGCCATGGTGGGGGCCGGCGAGGAGGCACCCACAGGGCTGGATCCAGCCGAGTTCGATGACTACGAGGACAGTGACGAGCCAGACGAGGACGATgggcccagccccgctgcccacacCTACCCCTACACCTGCCGGGTGATCTTCGGGTACCAG ggctgccagacagATGAGCTGTCCATCACCCAGGGCGAGGAGCTGGAGGTCATCGAGGATGGTGACGCAGAAGAGTGGGTGAAG GCTCGGAACAAGGTGGGCCAGGTCGGCTATGTCCCCGAAAAGTACCTGCTGTCCCTGGGCGGTGagccgggggctggggctggcccccCGGAACCCTCTGCCCTTCACCGCCAGCTCTCCAGCATCATGGCTGCTGAGCTGGTGCTGGAGCCCGGAG CCTGGCTGGTGCGAGCCCTGTATGACTACGAGGGGCAGAGCCCCGAGGAGCTGAGCTTCCCCGAGGGGGCCATCATCCGGGTGCTGCCCCGTGCCCCCGGCGAGGTGGACGACGGTTTCTGGACAGGCGACTTCAACGGCCGCGTTGGCGTCTTCCCCTCCCTCGTGGTGGAGGAGCTCACCGggggctggagggcagctgggcag GAGCTGccatccccgtccccaccacCCTTCTCTCCTCCTGGCCTTGCACCTGGGGCCAGCCTGGCCCCTACCCCCTCTCCGGAAATGCTGCTGGGAG GTTGCAGGCAGGATGGCacgggcagcgggcagagctcTCCAGACCTGGCAGCCACCCGCCTCCGGCCA CTCCGTgcaccccccccgccgcccggcagagcccccgagCCCGACCCCGAGCTGCACTTCAGCTGA